The following proteins are encoded in a genomic region of Bacillus sp. FJAT-22090:
- a CDS encoding YobA family protein encodes MKLLRYFCIILILLSFILLITGCTENRTTPKEDDLKIEGYILEVDEGKILVAEGITSEQYETIIDKTLQELDKERISLFYLSYEDTSSLRKGYKVDVWIDGGINESNPAQAGAKKIEVIE; translated from the coding sequence ATGAAACTTTTACGGTATTTTTGTATAATTTTAATCTTGCTGAGTTTTATTCTCTTAATAACTGGATGTACAGAAAATAGAACCACACCGAAAGAGGATGATTTAAAGATTGAAGGTTATATACTTGAAGTAGATGAAGGAAAAATATTGGTTGCAGAAGGTATTACTTCAGAACAATATGAAACAATTATAGATAAAACACTTCAAGAGTTGGATAAGGAAAGGATTTCACTATTCTACTTAAGTTATGAAGATACCAGTAGCTTAAGGAAAGGTTACAAAGTAGATGTATGGATTGATGGTGGAATTAATGAATCTAATCCTGCTCAAGCTGGAGCAAAAAAAATTGAGGTAATAGAATAA